The genome window TGAAGGATGTGCTCATCGAGCTTGAACGCCGCAGAACCATTGCCCGCGAAGGCGGCGGCAAGGTGCGGATCGAGGCGCAGCACAAGCGCGGCAAGCTGACGGCGCGCGAACGTATCGACATCTTCCTCGACGAGGGTTCATTCGAGGAATTCGACACGTTCGTTGAACATCGCTCGACCGATTTCGGCATGGAAGAGACAAAATTTGCCGGCGACGGCGTCGTCACCGGCTGGGGCACGATCAATGGCCGCACGGTCTTCGTCTTCGCCAAGGATTTTACGGTTTTCGGTGGATCGCTGTCTGAAGCCCACGCGGAAAAGGTGCAGAAGATTCAGGATATGGCGCTGCGCAACCGTGCGCCCGTCGTCGGCCTCTACGACGCAGGCGGCGCCCGCATTCAGGAAGGCGTTGCCGCGCTCGGCGGTTATGCCGAGATCTTCCAGCGCAATGTCCTGGCTTCCGGTGTTATTCCGCAGATCTCGGTGATCATGGGCCCCTGCGCTGGGGGTGACGTCTATTCCCCTGCGATGACCGATTTCATCTTCATGGTGCGTGATACGTCCTACATGTTCGTCACAGGCCCGGACGTGGTCAAAACCGTGACCAATGAAACGGTGACCGCCGAGCAGCTGGGCGGCGCCTCGATCCATACCACCAAGTCATCGATCGCAGACGGCGCCTATGACAATGATGTCGCCGCGCTCTTGCAGATGCGCCGCCTGATCGATTTCCTGCCAGCATCCAACACAGCCGATCTTCCGGAAATCGAATGCTACCAGGCCACCGACGAGCTCGACTATTCGCTTGACCGGCTGGTGCCTGACAACGCCAACAAGCCCTATGACATCAAGGAACTGATCAGGAAGACCGTCGACGAAGGCGATTTCTTCGAAATTCAGGAGAGTTTCGCCAAGAATATCGTGGTCGGCTTCGGCCGCGTCGAAGGCCGGACCGTGGGGATCGTCGGCAATCAACCCATGGTGCTTGCAGGTGTCCTCGATAGCGATGCGTCGCGCAAGGCCGCGCGGTTTGTCCGCTTCTGCGATTGTTTCAATATTCCGATCGTCACCTTTGTCGACGTTCCGGGTTTCCTTCCCGGCACGGCGCAGGAATATGGCGGGCTGATCAAGCACGGCGCCAAGCTGCTCTTCGCCTATGCGGAGGCAACGGTACCGAAGATCACAGTAATTACCCGCAAAGCCTACGGCGGTGCCTATGACGTGATGGCGTCAAAACATCTGCGCGGCGACCTCAATTACGCCTGGCCCTCGGCACAGATCGCGGTGATGGGTGCCAAGGGCGCAGTTGAAATCATCTATCGCAAGGATATTGGCGACGCCGAGAAGATCGCCGAACACACCAAGCGCTACGAAGACCGCTTCCTGTCACCGTTTGTGGCAGCGGAGCGTGGCTACGTCGACGAGGTGATCATGCCGCATTCAACGCGCAAACGGGTCTCGAGAGCCCTGCGCATGTTGCGCAACAAGGATCTCGAAAACCCGTGGAAGAAACACGACAATATACCGCTCTAGAAGAGCAACTCTATTGAAAAGAAGAACTGATGGTTCAGCGGCGGAAGCTGAATCCGCCATTGGATTCCCGCAAAATCTGGGAAATTGTCCGCTTGTCGCAGGGCTCGCTTAATTTTGCCGTGGCCTTGATCAGGGCTGCTTTTGCCTTGGCCACTTGTGCAATTTTCAATACATTTGTTTCATTTGATGACGATGTATCTTTATTTATTGTTATCATTCTTTGATACCTCCACTCTAAAACCACTCTCCAGAAGAGTAATCCTTGTCCTGCAGACGTTTATATTCCGTGTGCACTGCACTCTTGTATGAAAACTAAACCGATTTAACAAATCACTATTTGTATCGAATTTTGACCTATATTTGAATAAAACCAATAGACTGCGAATAGGTTCCTCACCAATGAATAAAAACTGCCATCGTTTCAAAGCGTCGAGCTGAAACGTAATAAACTTTCGCTACCTGGTCCAAAATTTTTCGAATATTTCGTTCGGACGCTGATAATAGCGGCGTCCTTCGGCTGAAATCGCTGAAGCAATGTTACAACCGGTGTGATTGGTCGATGGCCGGCAGGGCTACCAGCACCGATTATGATGGCGGCATGGTCAACGCGATCTGAACATCAGAAAGTTGCGCTACGGAAACGCCGTAAAAAATATAGGCGCCAATAACCGTAGCCATCGCAATCGCGATAATAATAGCTTCGTCCCTCATAGCAATGAGCCCGCTGTTATCGATCTTGCCATTCTAGCAAGTCGATGCGCGGTTGGATGCACATCATCATGGGTTAACCTCTACGGGTGAACAAGCACCCGGAACTGTCCCTGCCCTAGCTTGTTGTGATCCCGACTTTTTTCTGGATCTCTTCGCTGGTTTCCTTGACAAAAAAGGTAAGACCGGGTGTGGCCGTGACGATGTGCGTGCCGGTTCCGTAGGGGTTGAACGAGACAACGTGAGTGAAATTGAGCGTGATGTGATCGCCGTTGACGTCGGTCAGATTGATCCACATTCCCGTACCTCCCTGTTTGACATTGTCAGGGAAGCAGGATTCCTCCAATCAAGCAATCACTTACCGGTCGTTACCAGAGATTCCTTCCATCTATGGTTTCCACCGGCAGGGTGGCGATGTCGAAATCGTCGAAGAGCCGCACGTTCACGCTGATGCGTGGGTTATCGAAATCCGGCTTGTAATCAGTCCAGGTCGGAACCTGGGAAAACGTACCGCAGCCGCAGACATTGCAATGGTGGTGCTTGTTCATGCCGTTGCGCGTATAGACCGCATCAGCTTCCGGCGTCACCGACAGCTTCACCTGTGCAGGCGTATAGTAGGCCCAGAGCGCGCCGCGCTTGGTGCAAAACGTGCATGTGCAGACAGTAACGCTTGCAGACGCTTCGCTCACTTCAAACTTGATTGCGCCGCAATGGCAGCTTGCCAGAATTGTCATGAGTTCCTCCCCCTATTGGTTCCAGTGACGGCTTTCATACATGACACCTCCTGACAACTTGGTGTCAGGAGCTATTCAGAACCGAACCATCATACAGCCTGACCGGCAACCCAGCCCGACGACCAGGCCCACTGGAAATTATAGCCGCCGAGCCAACCGGTTACATCCACAACTTCACCGATAAAATACAGCCCTTTATTGGATTTGGCTTCCATGGTTTTTTGATCGAGCCCGTTGGTGTCGACGCCGCCAAGCGTAACTTCGGCGGTGCGATAGCCTTCGGAACCGGCTGGCTTCACCTGCCATTCATTGACTGCCTTCTCGACGGCGAGCAATTGCTTGTCGGAAAGGTCCGCCAGATGGGCTTCGATCTTGCTGTTTTCCGCGATCAATTGTGCGAGCCGCTTGGGCAGCAACTCTGCAAGCGCCGTTTGAAGCGCTTGCCGGCCATTGCGGGCGCGTGCGGCACGCAGGGCATCGAAAACCTTTGTGCCTGGAAGCATGGCGACTGAGATTGTGTCGCCTTCCCGCCAATAGGATGAAATCTGCAGGATGGACGGGCCGCTGAGACCGCGATGCGTGAACAGCATGGCTTCCGTGAACTTTGTCTTGCCGTGGCTCACCACCGCATCGACCGAGATGCCGGAAAGCGGTTTGAGCGGAGCGAGCGTGTTCTCGTCAAAGG of Phyllobacterium zundukense contains these proteins:
- a CDS encoding acyl-CoA carboxylase subunit beta, producing the protein MKDVLIELERRRTIAREGGGKVRIEAQHKRGKLTARERIDIFLDEGSFEEFDTFVEHRSTDFGMEETKFAGDGVVTGWGTINGRTVFVFAKDFTVFGGSLSEAHAEKVQKIQDMALRNRAPVVGLYDAGGARIQEGVAALGGYAEIFQRNVLASGVIPQISVIMGPCAGGDVYSPAMTDFIFMVRDTSYMFVTGPDVVKTVTNETVTAEQLGGASIHTTKSSIADGAYDNDVAALLQMRRLIDFLPASNTADLPEIECYQATDELDYSLDRLVPDNANKPYDIKELIRKTVDEGDFFEIQESFAKNIVVGFGRVEGRTVGIVGNQPMVLAGVLDSDASRKAARFVRFCDCFNIPIVTFVDVPGFLPGTAQEYGGLIKHGAKLLFAYAEATVPKITVITRKAYGGAYDVMASKHLRGDLNYAWPSAQIAVMGAKGAVEIIYRKDIGDAEKIAEHTKRYEDRFLSPFVAAERGYVDEVIMPHSTRKRVSRALRMLRNKDLENPWKKHDNIPL
- a CDS encoding NAD(P)/FAD-dependent oxidoreductase translates to MRQVDVLIIGAGAAGMMCAIEAGKRGRSVLIIDHAAAPGEKIRISGGGRCNFTNLNAAPQNYISKNPHFCISALRRYTQRDFIGLVDRYGIAWHEKTLGQLFCNGSAKQIIELLVTEMNRAGVELRLRTSADSIEKSGDGYVVDLAGERVRCASLVIACGGKSIPKMGATGFGYDIARQFGLDLTEIRPALVPLTFDENTLAPLKPLSGISVDAVVSHGKTKFTEAMLFTHRGLSGPSILQISSYWREGDTISVAMLPGTKVFDALRAARARNGRQALQTALAELLPKRLAQLIAENSKIEAHLADLSDKQLLAVEKAVNEWQVKPAGSEGYRTAEVTLGGVDTNGLDQKTMEAKSNKGLYFIGEVVDVTGWLGGYNFQWAWSSGWVAGQAV
- a CDS encoding GFA family protein gives rise to the protein MTILASCHCGAIKFEVSEASASVTVCTCTFCTKRGALWAYYTPAQVKLSVTPEADAVYTRNGMNKHHHCNVCGCGTFSQVPTWTDYKPDFDNPRISVNVRLFDDFDIATLPVETIDGRNLW